One stretch of Paroedura picta isolate Pp20150507F chromosome 13, Ppicta_v3.0, whole genome shotgun sequence DNA includes these proteins:
- the RNF34 gene encoding E3 ubiquitin-protein ligase RNF34, producing MKAGATSMWASCCGLLNEVMGTGAVRGQQSGFGGGANPFRFTPNTDFTVYTSSAAGGASIVCKACGLSFSVFRKRHVCCECKKDFCSLCSILQENLRRCSTCQLLQETAFQRPQLMRLKVKDLRQYLLLRNIPTDTCREKEDLVDLVMCHHGLASAEDTDTGSLRSARSQIAPPTSVSGSASSSQGELANRHESTGNEMQLQGQNERLLANPGEEEERPDEQIPGQSRKRARASLSDLSSLEDVEGLTVRQLKEILARNFVNYSGCCEKWELVEKVSRLYRETEANHRTQGENAQLTDEDDNLCRICMDAIIDCVLLECGHMVTCTKCGKRMSECPICRQYVVRAVHVFKS from the exons ATGAAG GCGGGAGCAACATCCATGTGGGCATCCTGTTGTGGGTTGCTGAATGAAGTCATGGGCACTGGAGCTGTGCGTGGTCAGCAGTCTGGCTTCGGGGGTGGAGCGAACCCATTTCGGTTTACACCAAACACCGACTTCACTGTGTATACATCGTCAGCTGCAGGAGGAGCCAGTATAGTCTGCAAAGCGTGTGGCCTTTCATTCTCAGTGTTCAGGAAAAGG CATGTGTGTTGTGAGTGCAAGAAGGACTTCTGTTCCCTGTGTTCGATCTTGCAAGAGAACCTGCGAAGATGCTCTACTTGTCAGCTGCTGCAGGAGACGGCCTTTCAGCGGCCCCAGCTGATGCGCTTGAAAGTGAAAGATCTCCGCCAGTACCTGCTTCTTAGGAATATCCCGACAGATACCTGTCGCGAAAAGGAAGACCTTGTGGACCTTGTCATGTGCCACCATGGGCTGGCTTCTGCAGAGGACACAGACACTGGCAGCTTGCGTTCAGCACGCTCACAGATTGCACCGCCCACCTCTGTGTCAGGATCTGCATCGTCCTCTCAGGGTGAGCTTGCAAACAGGCACGAGAGCACAGGAAACGAAATGCAGCTACAG GGGCAAAATGAGAGACTGCTGGCAAACCCTGGCGAAGAGGAGGAAAGGCCAGATGAGCAG ATTCCCGGACAGTCCAGGAAGCGGGCAAGGGCCTCCCTCTCTGACCTTTCAAGCCTGGAAGACGTGGAAGGCTTAACCGTCCGCCAGTTGAAGGAAATACTGGCTCGGAATTTTGTTAACTACTCAGGATGCTGTGAAAAATGGGAGCTTGTGGAGAAAGTGAGCAGACTGTATAGGGAGACAGAGGCCAATCACAGGACCC AAGGAGAGAATGCTCAGTTGACCGATGAGGATGACAACCTCTGCAGGATCTGCATGGATGCCATCATAGATTGCGTGCTGTTGGAGTGTGGCCACATGGTCACCTGCACCAAGTGTGGCAAGCGCATGAGCGAATGTCCCATCTGCCGCCAGTACGTAGTACGAGCTGTGCACGTGTTCAAGTCATGA